From the Alloalcanivorax dieselolei B5 genome, one window contains:
- a CDS encoding ATP-binding protein, whose protein sequence is MRRRRIQRLETRLVLWVLAFSLLQVVLFAALGQYLLERGVREEAGRKALDMAQVVAELPQVRQALAAGVGSPAGDALAPFISHLWRQTDADFIVVGDTRLRRLAHPQPDRLGKTMQGGDSQEVLTGNAIISEAQGSLGFSVRGKAPVLDAGGNVIGLVSVGFLNRSVESIVAGRYLQWLPVVLAVFLVGILSSLWIARRVRAALFGWQPHEIARVFAEQSAMLDTVRSGIVALDLDGWVQRSNRRARELLGVTTSQESALHLRDLFPDQAGFLLRDVEQVLDGVELYAAGQELVLFRRPLRVGGTVRGVFLSFRPQDEVAHVSRQLAQVEAFAELLRVQTHDYSNKLNTLGALIQMGAYDKAVELIGLESQGHQAMVNRLLDSTGEPLLAGLLLGKYHKAKEQGVAFEVAEESVLDAAAPKALLERLVSILGNLIDNAIEAARVGSRQPARVRVTFDDLGDHLIFDVEDSGEGLHRERLEALFRPDYSSKSGRQHGVGLYLVKTYVSALQGTLEVAQADLGGARFTVYLPRRPTDEDNRS, encoded by the coding sequence TATGGCGCAAGTGGTGGCGGAATTGCCGCAGGTGCGCCAGGCACTGGCGGCCGGTGTCGGTTCCCCGGCCGGTGACGCGCTGGCGCCGTTCATCAGCCATCTCTGGCGGCAGACCGACGCGGATTTTATCGTGGTGGGCGATACCCGGCTGCGGCGGCTGGCGCACCCGCAGCCCGACCGCCTGGGCAAGACCATGCAGGGCGGTGACAGTCAGGAAGTGCTGACCGGGAACGCCATTATTTCCGAAGCTCAGGGCTCCCTGGGTTTTTCCGTACGCGGCAAGGCCCCGGTGCTGGACGCCGGCGGTAATGTCATCGGTCTGGTGTCGGTGGGCTTTCTCAACCGTTCGGTGGAGTCCATCGTCGCCGGCCGCTATCTGCAGTGGCTGCCGGTGGTGCTGGCGGTGTTCCTGGTCGGGATTTTGTCTTCGCTCTGGATCGCCCGTCGTGTGCGCGCCGCTTTGTTCGGCTGGCAGCCCCATGAAATCGCCCGGGTATTCGCCGAGCAGAGCGCCATGCTGGATACGGTGCGCTCGGGCATTGTTGCTCTGGATCTGGACGGCTGGGTGCAGCGCAGCAATCGCCGGGCGCGGGAATTGCTGGGGGTGACCACGTCGCAGGAAAGCGCATTGCACTTGCGGGATCTGTTTCCCGATCAGGCCGGTTTTCTGTTGCGGGATGTGGAGCAGGTGCTGGATGGCGTGGAGCTGTACGCCGCTGGCCAGGAGTTGGTGCTGTTTCGGCGGCCGTTGCGGGTGGGTGGCACGGTGCGTGGCGTGTTTCTGAGTTTTCGTCCTCAGGACGAGGTGGCCCACGTCAGCCGGCAACTGGCCCAGGTGGAAGCGTTCGCCGAACTGCTGCGGGTGCAGACCCATGACTATTCCAACAAGCTCAATACCCTGGGCGCGTTGATCCAGATGGGCGCCTACGACAAGGCGGTGGAGTTGATCGGTCTGGAAAGTCAGGGGCATCAGGCCATGGTCAACCGGCTGCTGGACAGCACCGGGGAGCCGCTGCTGGCGGGATTGCTGCTGGGTAAATACCACAAGGCCAAGGAACAGGGCGTTGCCTTCGAGGTGGCGGAAGAGAGCGTGCTCGACGCGGCGGCCCCCAAGGCCCTGCTGGAGCGGCTGGTGTCGATTCTGGGCAACCTGATCGACAACGCCATCGAGGCGGCGCGCGTCGGGTCACGCCAGCCGGCGCGGGTTCGGGTGACGTTCGACGATCTTGGTGACCATCTGATCTTCGATGTGGAAGACAGTGGAGAAGGGTTGCACCGAGAGCGGCTGGAGGCGCTGTTCCGGCCGGACTATTCTTCCAAGAGCGGGCGTCAACACGGTGTCGGCTTGTATCTGGTGAAGACCTACGTGAGTGCCCTGCAGGGTACCCTGGAAGTGGCCCAGGCCGATCTTGGCGGCGCCCGGTTCACGGTGTATCTGCCCCGCCGGCCAACGGACGAGGACAACCGGTCATGA
- a CDS encoding response regulator, producing the protein MTYSVVIVEDESEVARLLAEYLQRDDQFRVTAVVGDLAGGRALLERYQPDLLLLDVYLPDGSGLDLLAELRAAGHGCEVMMVTAASEVASLERALQLGAFDFLVKPVLLQRLDRALNTFMQRQRRLRQSPAVTQSMADALFSRDAEGEPAAPAKGGQARLPKGIDALTLSRVRAVLAKVPRDFLNAQEVGKRAGVSRSTARRYLEYLLQRHELEADQTYGSIGRPERRYRPLSRQDG; encoded by the coding sequence ATGACCTATTCAGTGGTGATCGTCGAGGATGAAAGCGAGGTGGCCCGTTTGCTGGCGGAATACCTGCAACGGGACGATCAGTTCCGGGTCACCGCGGTGGTCGGCGATCTGGCCGGCGGGCGCGCCTTGCTGGAGCGTTATCAGCCCGATCTGCTGCTGCTCGACGTCTATCTGCCCGATGGCAGCGGCCTGGACCTGCTGGCGGAGTTGCGCGCCGCCGGCCACGGCTGTGAAGTAATGATGGTGACCGCCGCTTCCGAAGTGGCCTCCCTGGAACGGGCCTTGCAGCTGGGGGCTTTTGACTTCCTGGTGAAACCGGTGCTGCTGCAGCGGCTGGACCGGGCCTTGAACACCTTCATGCAACGCCAGCGGCGCTTGCGCCAGTCGCCGGCGGTCACTCAGTCCATGGCCGATGCACTGTTTTCCCGAGACGCGGAGGGCGAACCGGCGGCCCCGGCGAAGGGCGGGCAGGCGCGCCTGCCCAAGGGGATCGATGCGCTTACCTTGTCCCGGGTGCGGGCGGTGCTGGCCAAGGTTCCCCGGGACTTCCTCAATGCCCAGGAGGTGGGCAAACGTGCCGGCGTCAGCCGTTCCACCGCCCGCCGTTACCTGGAATACCTGCTTCAGCGCCACGAACTGGAAGCCGATCAGACCTATGGCAGCATCGGTCGCCCGGAGCGCCGTTACCGGCCTCTGTCCCGTCAGGATGGATAG